The uncultured Hyphomonas sp. genome includes a region encoding these proteins:
- a CDS encoding L-aspartate oxidase has protein sequence MADGQHVQTLTADAHAGSDVLIVGAGLAGLFLALKLAPRPCIVISPAPLGQAASSAWAQGGLAAALHPNDSPEQHAADTIAAGAGLVDPIIARLIAEEGPARVRDLIALGVPFDRTPEGALALSLEAAHSHPRVARVAGDLAGKAIMDALVAAVHSASHIRIVEGVRAVGLMQDDQLSVTGVILRDSAGRLSTQTARETVLCTGGSGGLFHVTTNPPAARGDAIAMAWEAGALVADLEFVQFHPTAIDIGRDPAPLATEALRGEGATLHNRDGTRFMESYHELAELAPRDEVARAVHTERTSGRGAFLDCREAVGEHFPEHFPTVFAACKSAGIDPRVDMIPIAPAAHYHMGGIVPDFWGKSSLDGLSVCGECTSTGVHGANRLASNSLLEAVVFSHRIAERLRDAKLPDIRASRGHVPDALPHEALQSLREAMSRNCGVVRDATGLAEVAALIDQLRDQHGPARAVTSAGLIVKSAQARHESRGGHYRSDFPETGEPHRQFLQRPFKESVSS, from the coding sequence TTGGCAGACGGGCAGCACGTCCAGACCCTGACGGCAGACGCACACGCCGGCAGTGATGTCCTCATCGTGGGAGCGGGCCTTGCCGGCCTGTTCCTGGCGCTGAAGCTCGCGCCGCGTCCGTGTATCGTGATTTCACCCGCACCGCTCGGTCAGGCAGCTTCGTCGGCCTGGGCACAAGGTGGTCTCGCTGCGGCGCTGCACCCGAACGACAGTCCGGAACAGCACGCCGCCGATACGATCGCTGCGGGCGCCGGACTTGTGGACCCGATCATCGCCCGCCTCATCGCAGAAGAAGGCCCGGCCCGCGTCCGCGACCTGATCGCCCTCGGTGTCCCATTTGACCGCACGCCGGAAGGCGCACTCGCTCTGTCACTGGAAGCGGCCCACTCACACCCGCGCGTCGCCCGCGTCGCCGGTGACCTGGCGGGCAAAGCCATCATGGACGCGCTCGTCGCGGCGGTTCATTCCGCTTCCCACATCCGCATCGTTGAAGGCGTGCGCGCCGTCGGCCTGATGCAGGACGACCAGTTGAGCGTCACCGGCGTCATCCTGAGGGACTCTGCCGGGCGCCTGTCGACTCAGACCGCGCGCGAAACAGTGCTGTGCACGGGCGGCTCCGGCGGCCTGTTCCACGTCACCACCAATCCGCCTGCCGCGCGTGGCGATGCCATCGCCATGGCCTGGGAGGCCGGCGCGCTGGTTGCGGACCTGGAGTTCGTCCAGTTCCATCCAACCGCCATCGATATCGGCCGCGACCCCGCACCGCTCGCCACGGAAGCCCTGCGCGGTGAAGGCGCCACCCTGCACAATCGTGACGGCACGCGGTTCATGGAAAGCTACCACGAGCTGGCCGAACTCGCGCCGCGGGATGAAGTGGCCCGCGCGGTCCACACCGAGCGCACTTCCGGCCGGGGCGCATTCCTCGATTGCCGCGAAGCGGTCGGCGAACATTTCCCCGAACATTTCCCGACCGTTTTTGCCGCCTGCAAATCGGCAGGCATCGACCCGCGCGTCGATATGATCCCCATCGCCCCGGCGGCGCACTATCACATGGGCGGCATCGTGCCGGACTTCTGGGGAAAATCCTCACTGGACGGTCTTTCCGTCTGCGGAGAGTGCACCTCCACCGGCGTGCACGGGGCAAACCGGCTTGCGTCCAACTCCTTGCTGGAAGCCGTTGTCTTCTCCCACCGCATCGCCGAGCGCCTGCGCGACGCGAAGCTTCCGGATATCCGCGCCAGCCGCGGCCACGTGCCGGACGCGCTGCCGCATGAGGCGTTGCAATCGCTTCGAGAGGCCATGTCCCGGAATTGCGGCGTCGTACGCGATGCGACCGGGCTTGCTGAAGTGGCGGCGCTGATCGACCAGCTGCGTGACCAGCACGGCCCGGCACGCGCC
- the nadA gene encoding quinolinate synthase NadA, translating into MARLIDSGPGCPTPTPLRGPNAAEARGLTYDDAVRAETDHLYPLVKDFVTPMEWPAMAPLVAAINRLKVQKNAVILAHNYMTPDIFRLVGDFRGDSLQLAREASKVDADIIVQAGVHFMAETSKILAPEKTVLIPDTRAGCSLAASITGADVRLIKEKYPNYPVVTYVNTTADVKAECHITCTSSNAAQVVEAIAKEWNTDTVILVPDQYLAKNVAAQTDIRIMTWPGACEVHEMFSAEDVHQLREAHPGVVILAHPECPPDVLEAADYAGSTAALANYVAEKHPPKVVLLTECSMSDNVAAENPGTNFIRPCNLCPHMKRITLENIYDCLITGEHEVTIPEDVRLRAKEALDAMMALPRMEKPLDFVTGLEPLEIEMVV; encoded by the coding sequence ATGGCTCGTCTGATCGATTCTGGTCCTGGCTGCCCCACCCCTACGCCGCTGCGCGGCCCAAATGCGGCTGAAGCCCGCGGTCTTACCTATGATGACGCCGTGCGCGCAGAGACAGACCATCTCTACCCGCTGGTCAAAGATTTCGTGACGCCGATGGAGTGGCCGGCCATGGCCCCGCTCGTCGCAGCGATCAACCGCCTGAAAGTTCAGAAGAACGCTGTCATCCTGGCGCACAACTACATGACGCCGGACATTTTCCGCCTCGTCGGTGACTTCCGGGGCGACAGCCTCCAGCTCGCCCGCGAAGCGTCGAAGGTCGATGCCGACATCATCGTCCAGGCCGGCGTGCACTTCATGGCCGAGACGTCGAAGATCCTCGCGCCCGAGAAGACGGTCCTGATCCCGGATACCCGCGCAGGCTGTTCGCTTGCCGCATCGATCACGGGCGCAGATGTGCGCCTGATCAAGGAAAAGTACCCGAATTATCCGGTCGTCACCTATGTGAACACGACGGCAGACGTGAAAGCCGAGTGCCACATCACCTGCACCAGCTCCAATGCGGCGCAGGTCGTCGAGGCCATCGCGAAGGAATGGAACACCGACACCGTCATCCTGGTGCCGGACCAGTATCTCGCCAAGAACGTCGCTGCCCAGACGGACATCCGTATCATGACATGGCCCGGCGCCTGCGAGGTGCATGAGATGTTCAGCGCCGAAGACGTGCACCAGCTGCGCGAAGCCCATCCGGGCGTCGTCATCCTGGCGCACCCGGAATGCCCGCCGGACGTTCTCGAAGCCGCAGACTATGCCGGCTCCACCGCTGCGCTTGCCAATTACGTGGCCGAGAAGCACCCGCCGAAAGTCGTGCTGCTGACGGAATGCTCGATGAGCGACAACGTCGCCGCCGAGAACCCGGGCACGAACTTCATCCGTCCGTGCAACCTCTGCCCGCACATGAAGCGTATCACGCTGGAAAACATCTATGATTGCCTCATCACGGGCGAGCATGAAGTGACCATTCCGGAAGACGTGCGCCTGCGGGCCAAGGAAGCGCTGGACGCCATGATGGCCCTGCCGCGCATGGAGAAGCCGCTCGACTTCGTCACCGGCCTTGAGCCCCTCGAAATCGAGATGGTGGTATAA
- a CDS encoding amidohydrolase gives MLRPALVSTLALGLVLAGCSKSDTPAATGEPAKVAATGTSTDPVAADTGAVQPATMSMREVTTPDQSILDLYLQLHQAPELSFKEAKTSSILASELETLGFEVTTGVGQDWVVDKATRDIGEVKPGVGGYGVVGVLKNGNGPTVLIRTDMDALPVPEQTGVPYASTVEAQTWTGVESQVMHACGHDVHMTAWLGTARALVAQKSKWKGTLVMIAQPAEEIGLGAEAMLADGLFERFPKPDYNLALHVSADSPSGTVVYSTGYAMANVDSVDIHVKGVGGHGAYPQATRDPILIGSHIVTALQSLVARNVDPLDSAVVTVGSFKAGAKHNIIADEATLLLTVRSYDDETRQMLLDGIQRIAKAQAAAFDAPEPEITIESDYTPSTYNDPDTTGRAMKAVGKKLGSEYVTQVKPVMGGEDFSQYGRTEDKIPSVLFWVGAVEPSKYAKAKADGMPLPSLHSSLFAPDYARTIQTGTDAMTAAALELFKD, from the coding sequence ATGTTGCGCCCTGCTCTCGTTTCCACACTCGCCCTGGGCCTCGTCCTGGCCGGATGCAGCAAAAGTGACACGCCGGCAGCAACGGGTGAGCCAGCCAAGGTCGCTGCCACCGGCACCAGCACGGACCCCGTTGCCGCGGACACGGGAGCCGTCCAGCCCGCCACCATGTCGATGCGTGAGGTTACCACCCCGGACCAGTCGATCCTCGACCTGTACCTGCAACTGCATCAGGCACCGGAGCTGTCGTTCAAGGAGGCCAAGACTTCCTCGATCCTGGCGAGCGAGCTCGAGACGCTCGGCTTCGAAGTGACCACAGGCGTTGGACAGGACTGGGTGGTCGACAAGGCAACGCGCGACATTGGCGAAGTGAAACCCGGCGTTGGCGGCTATGGCGTGGTCGGCGTCCTTAAGAACGGCAACGGCCCGACCGTGCTGATCCGGACAGACATGGATGCCCTGCCCGTGCCGGAACAGACCGGCGTTCCCTACGCCTCAACCGTCGAGGCGCAGACCTGGACGGGCGTCGAAAGCCAGGTGATGCACGCCTGTGGCCACGATGTTCACATGACCGCATGGCTCGGCACGGCCCGCGCGCTGGTCGCGCAGAAATCCAAATGGAAAGGCACGCTGGTCATGATTGCCCAGCCGGCCGAAGAAATCGGCCTCGGTGCCGAAGCGATGCTGGCCGATGGCCTGTTCGAGCGCTTCCCGAAGCCAGACTATAATCTTGCCCTGCACGTTTCGGCGGACTCCCCGTCGGGCACGGTCGTCTATTCGACCGGCTATGCCATGGCGAACGTGGACAGCGTCGACATCCATGTGAAAGGCGTCGGCGGCCACGGTGCCTATCCGCAGGCAACCCGCGATCCGATCCTGATCGGCTCGCACATCGTGACCGCGCTGCAGAGCCTCGTTGCCCGGAACGTCGATCCTCTGGACAGCGCCGTCGTGACCGTCGGCTCGTTCAAGGCAGGCGCCAAGCACAATATCATTGCTGACGAGGCAACGCTGTTGCTCACAGTCCGCTCTTATGACGACGAGACCCGCCAGATGCTGCTCGACGGCATTCAACGCATTGCAAAGGCCCAGGCGGCGGCGTTCGATGCGCCGGAACCGGAGATCACCATCGAGTCCGACTACACACCCTCGACTTACAACGACCCGGATACGACCGGACGGGCGATGAAGGCTGTCGGCAAGAAGCTGGGTTCGGAATACGTGACTCAGGTCAAGCCTGTCATGGGCGGGGAGGATTTTTCCCAGTACGGGCGCACCGAAGACAAAATTCCAAGCGTGCTGTTCTGGGTCGGCGCCGTAGAGCCGTCGAAATATGCCAAGGCGAAGGCCGACGGCATGCCGTTGCCATCCCTGCACTCGTCGCTGTTTGCGCCGGACTATGCTCGCACCATCCAGACCGGCACGGACGCCATGACCGCAGCAGCGCTGGAACTCTTCAAGGACTGA
- a CDS encoding NYN domain-containing protein has protein sequence MAFYKDERLALFIDGANLYSSARALGLEIDFRKLLKEFQGRGRLVRASYYTALVESDEYSPIRPLVDWLAYNGFSVVKKAAREYTDREGRKRHRGNMDVELTVDMLEAAAHADHIVLFSGNGDFRRLVEAVKAKGVRVSVVSTNSSSPPMVADDLRREADAFIELEDIAEMIARPRRDQPDAPAMDEDD, from the coding sequence ATGGCGTTTTACAAGGACGAGCGCCTCGCGCTCTTTATCGATGGGGCAAACCTGTATTCCTCGGCCCGCGCCCTGGGGCTGGAAATCGATTTCAGGAAGCTGCTGAAGGAGTTTCAGGGGCGCGGCCGCCTTGTACGGGCCAGCTACTATACCGCCCTGGTCGAGAGTGACGAATACAGCCCGATCCGCCCGCTCGTCGACTGGCTGGCCTATAACGGGTTCAGCGTGGTGAAAAAGGCCGCCCGGGAATACACCGATCGCGAAGGTCGCAAACGCCACAGGGGCAACATGGATGTCGAACTGACGGTCGACATGCTCGAAGCCGCCGCCCACGCCGACCATATTGTCCTGTTCAGCGGAAATGGTGACTTCCGCCGTCTTGTGGAGGCCGTGAAAGCCAAAGGCGTCCGGGTTTCAGTCGTTTCAACAAACTCCTCCAGCCCGCCTATGGTCGCCGACGATCTGCGCCGCGAGGCGGATGCCTTCATCGAACTGGAAGACATCGCCGAAATGATCGCCCGGCCACGCCGCGACCAGCCCGACGCACCGGCGATGGATGAGGACGACTGA
- the rpoZ gene encoding DNA-directed RNA polymerase subunit omega yields MARVTVEDCIEQVPNRFDLVLLAAHRSRMIREGSPITVDRDNDKDPVVSLREIADQSVDLKVVKEALISGLQDIRPGEENEREADRMALESAPAATEEDVMRAYQAELESGRDDRL; encoded by the coding sequence ATGGCCCGAGTGACCGTCGAAGACTGCATTGAGCAAGTGCCGAACCGTTTCGATCTTGTGCTGCTTGCTGCGCACCGTTCCCGCATGATCCGCGAAGGCTCGCCGATCACGGTGGACCGCGACAATGACAAGGATCCGGTCGTCTCCCTGCGCGAGATCGCTGATCAGTCCGTCGACCTGAAAGTCGTGAAGGAGGCTCTGATCTCTGGTCTGCAGGACATCCGTCCGGGCGAAGAGAACGAGCGCGAAGCAGACCGTATGGCCCTCGAATCCGCGCCGGCGGCGACGGAAGAAGATGTCATGCGTGCTTACCAGGCTGAGCTCGAATCCGGGCGCGACGACCGACTCTAG
- a CDS encoding bifunctional (p)ppGpp synthetase/guanosine-3',5'-bis(diphosphate) 3'-pyrophosphohydrolase: MDGSTLSAKDKGAGEAPPATAAVGEHHVLTREELIAKVRAYHPRVKSELLGAAYDFAKTHHGEQKRDSGDAYYSHPVEVASLLADVHLDEITIVAGLLHDVVEDVDEIDIGEIEVRFGADVAELVDGVTKLDKLELSSKEAAQAENFQKFILATTSDIRVLLVKLADRLHNMRTLHFRKKPESRERTARETMDIYAPLARRVGLYQLAAEMEDLAFQELNAEARRAILYRQEELALENADDLERIRADLTQLMEMAGIQCRIKGRRKAPYSLWRKLERKSISFRDVADLFAFRIIVRSTEECYRVLGEVHTLWACIPDRFRDFISVPKPNGYQSLHTTVRASGNRRVELQIRTESMDQTAEFGVAAHWGYKNKQYGFDAESAKAAGLDPAASLETISSLLQDGADAKEFLEHAKLEMYREHVFSFTPKGKLIILPAGAMPLDFAYAVHSAVGDTCVGVKINGEVKALRRPLKNGDVVEIIRGKTPSAAHGWEGLAITGRARSALRRLVRERDTADFRRLGEGLINQALRRAGIDPVDVKMTHTAQLAGFETREEMAEAVGRGRISSADVIQAAFPGYKAEPMGDPSKTKVDSQHAPLLVSGHDLTPGVTLHLGNCCCPLPGDRIMGVQVPDQGIVVHVASCPKLAEYDDKPELWVDLRWTELARTDAMAVGRIRINAANTRGVLAKLCAAVAQSNGNIVSIATVERQKDFTELVMEIEVEDLKRLTQILAALRSLAVVDRAVRDQEGENDQ, from the coding sequence ATGGACGGCAGCACCCTTTCCGCCAAGGACAAAGGGGCTGGCGAAGCACCACCGGCCACTGCGGCCGTGGGCGAACACCATGTCCTCACCCGTGAAGAACTTATCGCCAAGGTCCGCGCGTACCATCCGCGTGTGAAGTCCGAGCTGCTGGGCGCAGCCTACGATTTCGCGAAGACCCATCATGGCGAGCAGAAGCGCGACTCCGGCGACGCTTATTATTCCCACCCCGTGGAAGTGGCGAGCCTTTTGGCAGACGTGCACCTCGATGAGATCACGATCGTTGCCGGCTTGCTGCACGATGTGGTCGAGGACGTCGATGAGATCGACATTGGCGAGATCGAGGTCCGCTTCGGCGCCGATGTGGCTGAGCTGGTCGATGGTGTGACCAAGCTCGACAAGCTCGAGCTCTCTTCGAAGGAGGCCGCGCAGGCGGAGAACTTCCAGAAGTTCATTCTCGCGACAACCAGCGACATCCGTGTCCTGCTGGTGAAGCTGGCCGACCGGCTGCACAACATGCGTACACTGCATTTCCGCAAGAAGCCGGAAAGCCGGGAGCGGACAGCGCGTGAGACAATGGACATCTATGCGCCGCTCGCACGCCGCGTCGGTCTCTACCAACTCGCCGCCGAAATGGAAGACCTGGCGTTCCAGGAGCTCAATGCCGAAGCGCGTCGCGCCATTCTCTACAGGCAGGAAGAGCTGGCGCTGGAAAATGCGGACGACCTTGAGCGCATCCGGGCCGACCTGACGCAGCTCATGGAAATGGCGGGTATCCAGTGCCGCATCAAGGGCCGCCGCAAGGCGCCTTATTCGCTGTGGCGGAAGCTGGAGCGCAAATCCATTTCCTTCCGTGATGTGGCGGACCTGTTTGCGTTCCGTATTATCGTTCGGTCCACGGAGGAATGCTACCGGGTGCTCGGCGAGGTGCATACGCTCTGGGCATGTATTCCGGACAGGTTCCGGGACTTTATCTCCGTGCCGAAGCCGAACGGCTATCAGAGCCTGCACACGACCGTGCGCGCCTCCGGCAATCGCCGCGTGGAATTGCAGATCCGGACCGAGTCCATGGACCAGACGGCGGAATTCGGGGTTGCGGCGCACTGGGGCTACAAGAACAAGCAGTACGGCTTCGACGCGGAATCCGCGAAAGCGGCGGGCCTCGATCCGGCGGCCAGTCTCGAAACCATTTCGAGCCTGCTGCAGGACGGCGCCGACGCGAAGGAATTCCTTGAACACGCCAAGCTCGAAATGTATCGCGAGCACGTCTTTAGCTTCACGCCCAAAGGCAAGCTGATCATCCTGCCTGCTGGCGCTATGCCGCTGGACTTCGCCTATGCGGTTCACTCGGCCGTGGGGGACACCTGCGTCGGCGTGAAGATCAATGGCGAGGTAAAGGCGCTGCGCCGTCCGCTGAAGAATGGCGACGTGGTTGAGATTATACGTGGCAAGACACCGTCAGCTGCCCATGGATGGGAAGGGTTGGCGATAACCGGTCGTGCCCGTTCGGCGCTGCGCCGGCTGGTGCGCGAGCGCGACACGGCGGACTTCCGGCGTCTTGGCGAAGGTCTGATCAATCAGGCCCTGCGCCGGGCAGGGATTGACCCCGTCGACGTGAAGATGACCCACACGGCCCAGCTGGCTGGATTTGAAACGCGCGAGGAAATGGCCGAAGCCGTCGGGCGCGGCCGGATCAGCTCCGCCGATGTGATCCAGGCAGCATTCCCCGGCTACAAGGCCGAGCCGATGGGCGACCCGTCCAAGACGAAGGTCGACTCCCAGCATGCGCCGCTCCTCGTCTCCGGGCATGACCTCACGCCCGGCGTCACATTGCATCTCGGCAATTGCTGCTGCCCGCTGCCGGGTGACCGCATCATGGGGGTGCAGGTGCCGGATCAGGGCATTGTCGTTCATGTCGCGAGCTGTCCGAAGCTGGCCGAATATGACGACAAGCCGGAGCTGTGGGTGGACCTCCGCTGGACCGAACTTGCAAGAACAGACGCCATGGCTGTCGGCCGGATTCGCATCAATGCCGCCAACACGCGCGGCGTTCTGGCCAAGCTCTGCGCAGCCGTGGCGCAATCGAACGGAAACATCGTCAGCATCGCCACGGTGGAGCGCCAGAAGGACTTCACTGAGCTGGTCATGGAAATTGAGGTTGAAGACCTGAAACGCCTGACGCAGATACTGGCCGCGCTCCGGTCGCTCGCAGTGGTCGACCGGGCAGTGCGTGACCAGGAGGGTGAAAATGACCAATGA